A genomic window from Carcharodon carcharias isolate sCarCar2 chromosome X, sCarCar2.pri, whole genome shotgun sequence includes:
- the nabp2 gene encoding SOSS complex subunit B2: MSNDTYVKDIKAGLKNLNLLFIVLEIGRVTKTKDGHEVRTCKVADKTGSINISVWDDVGSLIQAGDIIRLTRGYASIWKGCLTLYTGRGGDLQKVGEFCMQYSEVPNFSDPNPEYMSQASSQNKPTPADQGSTSTTGPVSSTSSVTTGNDSLNAAGSGGASPGNTNHQLLPAGGRGNGRGPGNNQAVTTSSSTPATTTLSNGRDPRRVPKR, translated from the exons ATGTCAAACGACACTTATGTGAAGGATATCAAAGCTGGTTTGAAAAACTTGAATCTCCTCTTCATTGTTCTGGAAATAG GACGAGTAACCAAAACCAAGGATGGGCACGAAGTTAGGACGTGTAAAGTGGCTGATAAAACTGGCAGCATCAACATATCGGTGTGGGATGACGTGGGAAGTCTGATTCAGGCTGGAGATATCATCCGATTGACCAGAGG ATATGCCTCGATTTGGAAAGGATGTCTGACACTCTACACGGGGAGAGGAGGAGATCTCCAGAAAGTCGGAGA GTTTTGTATGCAGTATTCGGAAGTGCCGAATTTCAGTGACCCCAATCCTGAGTACATGTCCCAGGCATCTTCGCAGAACAAACCT ACCCCGGCTGACCAAGGTAGCACTTCTACAACTGGCCCAGTGAGTTCAACATCCTCTGTGACTACTG GTAACGACAGTCTGAATGCTGCTGGCTCAGGTGGAGCTTCCCCGGGTAACACGAATCATCAGCTGCTACCAGCGGGTGGAAGAGGGAATGGACGGGGCCCAGGAAATAACCAGGCAGTGACCACATCCAGCTCCACCCCGGCAACCACCACCCTTAGCAATGGAAGGGATCCACGGCGGGTACCAAAGCGATGA